A region of the Neomicrococcus lactis genome:
TAGAGTCCTAAAGCGTCGGCGACATGCATGCGGAGGCCGGGAAGATCAACGAAGCGGTGGGTTACGCCGATGTCGGTGGTGTTCATAGCATCAAAATACTGCAGAAATAGTACTTTGATGAGTGGATCTCTGTCCCAAATTTCGAGCTCTTTTGAGATCCACAATCAGGTATAGACCTCAAATGAAATTGATCAAGAAGTTCGACAGGTACACCGTGGCTTCTGGCCCAACGCTGTGGTTTAGCGTTGGGCCCTTCTCTTTAGTTTTCAAGATCAACAGGTTTCCTCTGCCGTCACTGGATGTGGAGGCAGGGATCTCCTAGTTGTTGTCGCGGGCAGGATAAGCCCCTTTCGGCGGCCCTCTTTGTGCGCATGGATGTGCTGTTCGTGCGCGGAATACGACTCCTTGGTTGCGGTGGTTTTCCGGACAAAATTCTTGGTGATGCGGCTAGTTCAATTCGTGGCGCGGCTCATCGTCAGCCGTGCCAGTGTCTGCGCTTTGGCCGGAGTCAGCTCCGACCAATTCGGGGTGGAAGTGGTAGTTCCGTCGTGGTTTCTGGTTTGGGTCGACGGCTTTCGGCGGAACCCAGTAGGGTACGCCTCTACTCATGTCGATCTTCCATGGGGTGTCGTGGACGAGTTTGTGGTGGAAGTGGCAGACGAGGACACCGTTTTCGATGGTGGTTGGTCCGTCTTTGCTCCATTCTTGGACGTGGTGGGCTTCGCAACCATCGGCCGGAACCGTGCAACCGGGTGCTGTGCATCCGAGGTCTCTTGCGTAGAGGATCTTCCGTTGCTCTGTGGTGAAGAGTCTTTGTGGTGCGCCGACGTCGAGGACTCGTCCTTCACCATTCAGAACTATTGGCAAAAGGTCTGCGTTGCAAGCAATGCGTCGGATGAGTCCTGGATCGATCGGTCCGACCTGCGCCGAATGCGATTGGAACGTCCTCGCCGAAGCAAGCCGACCCTGCAAGGTCTCTACATCGATGGTGACCATGACTTGAGGGCGTAAACCACCGTTCCATGGGAGCTTGTTCGTGGACAGACCAGCTTGAATAGTGCGCATGAGACCGTCCGCGAGCTTCTGCGGACGAGTACGAGTGTCCCGTAGTTCCTCAGCGACACCGTCGTCGTCGGTTTGGTGAGAAACGGCGTCGTCGAAAAGCGTGTCCGATCCACCGCTGTCACCGCTTGTGGTCTTAATGCGTGGGTTCGCTTCAAAGGAGGAGCCTGCGACAAGGGTCGTCCACTGCTCGTCATCAAGATAGAACTCGCCATGATTCAGCCCGTATTTGCGGCCGATCAGGTGGAGTCCTTGAAACTGCTTGGCCAGCTCCGATGTTGGCTGCACGTTCTTGGTGTTCAACCGGTTCAACCAGTTCTTTCCCACTGTCGTCACTAACGGTGCTCCGCCTTGATGCTGCGCCTGCACGAGAGCGGCTTCCATATCCCGCCTCACCTGAGCTGTATCCGAGTCAGGTGTGGCGTTGGAGAGGACTGTGGC
Encoded here:
- a CDS encoding HNH endonuclease signature motif containing protein, with the translated sequence MTTTPLLQRMLTYSGSLRTEFDSLSDTQLTTMSDDQWADYADAVEAISRFLTRFQVHAAAAFVRAVQDAEAAGVGTRLRTKTPEERLAERLGVTKSEIRRRVALADALQSGTDEYGQAVEPKYPAVAELFNSGGTSLSTASTMIRELDKATVLSNATPDSDTAQVRRDMEAALVQAQHQGGAPLVTTVGKNWLNRLNTKNVQPTSELAKQFQGLHLIGRKYGLNHGEFYLDDEQWTTLVAGSSFEANPRIKTTSGDSGGSDTLFDDAVSHQTDDDGVAEELRDTRTRPQKLADGLMRTIQAGLSTNKLPWNGGLRPQVMVTIDVETLQGRLASARTFQSHSAQVGPIDPGLIRRIACNADLLPIVLNGEGRVLDVGAPQRLFTTEQRKILYARDLGCTAPGCTVPADGCEAHHVQEWSKDGPTTIENGVLVCHFHHKLVHDTPWKIDMSRGVPYWVPPKAVDPNQKPRRNYHFHPELVGADSGQSADTGTADDEPRHELN